In a genomic window of Physeter macrocephalus isolate SW-GA chromosome 14, ASM283717v5, whole genome shotgun sequence:
- the FKBP1A gene encoding peptidyl-prolyl cis-trans isomerase FKBP1A, whose protein sequence is MLQLPFSTGMLEDGKKFDSSRDRNKPFKFVLGKQEVIRGWEEGVAQMSVGQRAKLTISPDYAYGATGHPGIIPPNATLVFDVELLKLE, encoded by the exons ATGTTACAACTGCCCTTTTCTACAGGGATGCttgaagatggaaagaaattcGATTCCTCCCGGGACAGAAACAAGCCCTTTAAGTTTGTGCTGGGTAAGCAGGAGGTGATCCGAGGCTGGGAAGAAGGGGTTGCCCAG ATGAGCGTGGGTCAGAGAGCCAAGCTGACTATCTCCCCAGACTATGCCTACGGTGCCACTGGGCACCCAGGCATCATCCCACCAAATGCCACTCTCGTCTTTGATGTGGAGCTTCTAAAACTGGAATGA
- the SNPH gene encoding syntaphilin isoform X1, whose protein sequence is MGAVPTLRLRAASMQGSPCHHQSCWRAMKYTLCSDNHGIKPPTPEQYLTPLQQKEVCIRHLKARLKDTQDRLQDRDTEIDDLKMQLSRMQEDWIEEECHRVEAQLALKEARKEIKQLKQVIDTVKNNLIDKDKGLQKYFVDINIQNKKLETLLHSMEVAQNGFAKEDGTAESAGGSPARSLTRSSTYTKLSDPAVCGDRLPGDHPGASVEDGADSGFVVTDDTLSRTDALEASSLLSSGVDCGPEEGSSLHGSFSLGPRFPASNTYEKLLCSTEAGVQASCMQERAIQTDFVQYQPDLDTILEKVTKAQVCGTVPKSGDRCPESDPHPLGPRDPNSAVVVTVVDELEAPEPITWGPTPHHPGANPNPSPSVSVACPVEEEEEAAAAEKEPKSYWSRHYIVDLLAVVVPAVPTVAWLCRSQRRQGQPIYNISSLLRGCCTVALHSIRRISCRSLSQQGPSASPAAGGSSQL, encoded by the exons ATGGGGGCAGTCCCAACCCTGAGGCTGAGAGCTGCTTCCATGCAAGGGTCTCCTTGCCACCATCAGAGTTGCTG GCGCGCCATGAAGTACACGCTGTGCAGTGACAACCATGGCATCAAGCCCCCCACCCCGGAGCAGTACCTGACCCCCCTGCAGCAGAAGGAGGTGTGCATCCGGCATCTGAAGGCCCGGCTGAAGGACACGCAGGACCGGCTCCAGGACCG GGACACGGAGATCGATGACCTGAAGATGCAGCTGTCGCGCATGCAGGAGGACTGGATCGAGGAGGAGTGCCACCGCGTGGAGGCCCAGCTGGCCCTGAAGGAGGCCCGCAAGGAGATCAAGCAGCTCAAGCAGGTCATCGACACCGTCAAGAACAACCTGATTGACAAGGACAAGGGGCTGCAGAAGTACTTTGTGGACATCAACATCCAGAACAAGAAGCTGGAGACGCTGCTGCACAGCATGGAAGTGGCCCAGAACGGCTTCGCCAAGGAGGACGGCACCGCTGAGTCGGCCGGCGGGTCCCCCGCCCGCTCCCTTACCCGTAGCTCCACCTACACAAAGCTGAGCGACCCCGCTGTCTGCGGCGACCGCCTGCCGGGTGACCACCCAGGCGCCTCTGTGGAGGATGGGGCTGACAGTGGCTTCGTGGTGACCGACGACACTCTGAGCCGGACGGATGCACTGGAGGCCAGCAGCCTGCTGTCTTCGGGGGTGGACTGCGGCCCCGAGGAGGGCTCCTCGCTGCACGGCTCCTTCAGCCTGGGCCCCCGCTTCCCCGCCAGCAACACCTACGAGAAGCTGCTGTGCAGCACGGAGGCCGGCGTGCAGGCCAGCTGCATGCAGGAGCGCGCCATCCAGACGGACTTCGTGCAGTACCAGCCGGACCTGGACACCATCCTGGAGAAAGTGACCAAGGCCCAGGTCTGCGGGACAGTCCCCAAGTCAGGGGACAGGTGCCCGGAGTCGGATCCCCACCCCCTGGGGCCCAGAGACCCCAACTCTGCAGTGGTGGTGACGGTGGTCGACGAGCTCGAGGCCCCGGAGCCCATCACGTGGGGGCCCACCCCACACCACCCTGGTGCCAACCCAAACCCCAGCCCGTCGGTGAGCGTGGCGTGCCctgtggaagaggaggaggaggcggccgcAGCCGAGAAGGAGCCCAAGAGCTACTGGAGCCGCCACTACATCGTGGATCTGCTGGCGGTGGTGGTGCCGGCCGTGCCCACGGTGGCCTGGCTCTGCCGCTCCCAGCGGCGCCAGGGCCAGCCCATTTACAACATCAGCTCCCTGCTGCGGGGCTGCTGCACCGTGGCCTTGCACTCCATCCGCAGGATCAGCTGCCGCTCGCTGAGCCAGCAGGGCCCAAGCGCCAGCCCTGCTGCAGGCGGCAGCTCCCAGCTCTGA
- the SNPH gene encoding syntaphilin isoform X2, whose product MKYTLCSDNHGIKPPTPEQYLTPLQQKEVCIRHLKARLKDTQDRLQDRDTEIDDLKMQLSRMQEDWIEEECHRVEAQLALKEARKEIKQLKQVIDTVKNNLIDKDKGLQKYFVDINIQNKKLETLLHSMEVAQNGFAKEDGTAESAGGSPARSLTRSSTYTKLSDPAVCGDRLPGDHPGASVEDGADSGFVVTDDTLSRTDALEASSLLSSGVDCGPEEGSSLHGSFSLGPRFPASNTYEKLLCSTEAGVQASCMQERAIQTDFVQYQPDLDTILEKVTKAQVCGTVPKSGDRCPESDPHPLGPRDPNSAVVVTVVDELEAPEPITWGPTPHHPGANPNPSPSVSVACPVEEEEEAAAAEKEPKSYWSRHYIVDLLAVVVPAVPTVAWLCRSQRRQGQPIYNISSLLRGCCTVALHSIRRISCRSLSQQGPSASPAAGGSSQL is encoded by the exons ATGAAGTACACGCTGTGCAGTGACAACCATGGCATCAAGCCCCCCACCCCGGAGCAGTACCTGACCCCCCTGCAGCAGAAGGAGGTGTGCATCCGGCATCTGAAGGCCCGGCTGAAGGACACGCAGGACCGGCTCCAGGACCG GGACACGGAGATCGATGACCTGAAGATGCAGCTGTCGCGCATGCAGGAGGACTGGATCGAGGAGGAGTGCCACCGCGTGGAGGCCCAGCTGGCCCTGAAGGAGGCCCGCAAGGAGATCAAGCAGCTCAAGCAGGTCATCGACACCGTCAAGAACAACCTGATTGACAAGGACAAGGGGCTGCAGAAGTACTTTGTGGACATCAACATCCAGAACAAGAAGCTGGAGACGCTGCTGCACAGCATGGAAGTGGCCCAGAACGGCTTCGCCAAGGAGGACGGCACCGCTGAGTCGGCCGGCGGGTCCCCCGCCCGCTCCCTTACCCGTAGCTCCACCTACACAAAGCTGAGCGACCCCGCTGTCTGCGGCGACCGCCTGCCGGGTGACCACCCAGGCGCCTCTGTGGAGGATGGGGCTGACAGTGGCTTCGTGGTGACCGACGACACTCTGAGCCGGACGGATGCACTGGAGGCCAGCAGCCTGCTGTCTTCGGGGGTGGACTGCGGCCCCGAGGAGGGCTCCTCGCTGCACGGCTCCTTCAGCCTGGGCCCCCGCTTCCCCGCCAGCAACACCTACGAGAAGCTGCTGTGCAGCACGGAGGCCGGCGTGCAGGCCAGCTGCATGCAGGAGCGCGCCATCCAGACGGACTTCGTGCAGTACCAGCCGGACCTGGACACCATCCTGGAGAAAGTGACCAAGGCCCAGGTCTGCGGGACAGTCCCCAAGTCAGGGGACAGGTGCCCGGAGTCGGATCCCCACCCCCTGGGGCCCAGAGACCCCAACTCTGCAGTGGTGGTGACGGTGGTCGACGAGCTCGAGGCCCCGGAGCCCATCACGTGGGGGCCCACCCCACACCACCCTGGTGCCAACCCAAACCCCAGCCCGTCGGTGAGCGTGGCGTGCCctgtggaagaggaggaggaggcggccgcAGCCGAGAAGGAGCCCAAGAGCTACTGGAGCCGCCACTACATCGTGGATCTGCTGGCGGTGGTGGTGCCGGCCGTGCCCACGGTGGCCTGGCTCTGCCGCTCCCAGCGGCGCCAGGGCCAGCCCATTTACAACATCAGCTCCCTGCTGCGGGGCTGCTGCACCGTGGCCTTGCACTCCATCCGCAGGATCAGCTGCCGCTCGCTGAGCCAGCAGGGCCCAAGCGCCAGCCCTGCTGCAGGCGGCAGCTCCCAGCTCTGA
- the SNPH gene encoding syntaphilin isoform X3, whose amino-acid sequence MQLSRMQEDWIEEECHRVEAQLALKEARKEIKQLKQVIDTVKNNLIDKDKGLQKYFVDINIQNKKLETLLHSMEVAQNGFAKEDGTAESAGGSPARSLTRSSTYTKLSDPAVCGDRLPGDHPGASVEDGADSGFVVTDDTLSRTDALEASSLLSSGVDCGPEEGSSLHGSFSLGPRFPASNTYEKLLCSTEAGVQASCMQERAIQTDFVQYQPDLDTILEKVTKAQVCGTVPKSGDRCPESDPHPLGPRDPNSAVVVTVVDELEAPEPITWGPTPHHPGANPNPSPSVSVACPVEEEEEAAAAEKEPKSYWSRHYIVDLLAVVVPAVPTVAWLCRSQRRQGQPIYNISSLLRGCCTVALHSIRRISCRSLSQQGPSASPAAGGSSQL is encoded by the coding sequence ATGCAGCTGTCGCGCATGCAGGAGGACTGGATCGAGGAGGAGTGCCACCGCGTGGAGGCCCAGCTGGCCCTGAAGGAGGCCCGCAAGGAGATCAAGCAGCTCAAGCAGGTCATCGACACCGTCAAGAACAACCTGATTGACAAGGACAAGGGGCTGCAGAAGTACTTTGTGGACATCAACATCCAGAACAAGAAGCTGGAGACGCTGCTGCACAGCATGGAAGTGGCCCAGAACGGCTTCGCCAAGGAGGACGGCACCGCTGAGTCGGCCGGCGGGTCCCCCGCCCGCTCCCTTACCCGTAGCTCCACCTACACAAAGCTGAGCGACCCCGCTGTCTGCGGCGACCGCCTGCCGGGTGACCACCCAGGCGCCTCTGTGGAGGATGGGGCTGACAGTGGCTTCGTGGTGACCGACGACACTCTGAGCCGGACGGATGCACTGGAGGCCAGCAGCCTGCTGTCTTCGGGGGTGGACTGCGGCCCCGAGGAGGGCTCCTCGCTGCACGGCTCCTTCAGCCTGGGCCCCCGCTTCCCCGCCAGCAACACCTACGAGAAGCTGCTGTGCAGCACGGAGGCCGGCGTGCAGGCCAGCTGCATGCAGGAGCGCGCCATCCAGACGGACTTCGTGCAGTACCAGCCGGACCTGGACACCATCCTGGAGAAAGTGACCAAGGCCCAGGTCTGCGGGACAGTCCCCAAGTCAGGGGACAGGTGCCCGGAGTCGGATCCCCACCCCCTGGGGCCCAGAGACCCCAACTCTGCAGTGGTGGTGACGGTGGTCGACGAGCTCGAGGCCCCGGAGCCCATCACGTGGGGGCCCACCCCACACCACCCTGGTGCCAACCCAAACCCCAGCCCGTCGGTGAGCGTGGCGTGCCctgtggaagaggaggaggaggcggccgcAGCCGAGAAGGAGCCCAAGAGCTACTGGAGCCGCCACTACATCGTGGATCTGCTGGCGGTGGTGGTGCCGGCCGTGCCCACGGTGGCCTGGCTCTGCCGCTCCCAGCGGCGCCAGGGCCAGCCCATTTACAACATCAGCTCCCTGCTGCGGGGCTGCTGCACCGTGGCCTTGCACTCCATCCGCAGGATCAGCTGCCGCTCGCTGAGCCAGCAGGGCCCAAGCGCCAGCCCTGCTGCAGGCGGCAGCTCCCAGCTCTGA